A single genomic interval of Penaeus vannamei isolate JL-2024 chromosome 21, ASM4276789v1, whole genome shotgun sequence harbors:
- the LOC138865479 gene encoding streptococcal hemagglutinin-like, with translation MKKKSDTSSSNNSNSSRSSNSCSSISSSVSSNSSSNSSSSSSSNTEASAPTAAVAAAAETTAGTTTAAALAVALVAACLSVHPIPSNSASVSIYSSNSASVSILFSKQCLQCPSILQTVPPSVHLFFKQMHSVSIYSSNSASVSIYSSNSASGVHPILQTVPLSVHPILPNSASVSIYSSNSASVSNYSSNSASVASVSIYSSNSASVSIYSSNSASVSIYSSDSASVSIHSPSTSTRQLALQPVTANRTTNSALNGPVNYISAQGSPTAGSKMVLFGSGITSSV, from the exons atgaagaagaagagtgaTACAAGCagtagcaacaatagcaatagtagtagaagtagtaatagttgcAGCAGCATTAGCAGTAgcgttagtagtaatagtagtagtaacagcagtagcagcagcagcagcaata CGGAAGCTTCAGCcccaacagcagcagtagcagcagcagcagaaacgACAGCGGGCACGACGACAGCAGCAGCACTGGCGGTGGCTTTAGTAGCAGcc TGCCTCAGTGTCCATCCTATTCCTTCAAACAGTGCCTCAGtgtccatctattcttcaaaTAGTGCCTCAGTGTCCATCCTATTCTCCAAACAGTGCCTCCAGtgtccatctattcttcaaacagtgcctccaagtgtccatctattcttcaaaCAGATGCACTCAGtgtccatctattcttcaaacagtgcctcagtgtccatctattcttcaaaCAGTGCCTCAGGTGTCCATCCTATTCTTCAAACAGTGCCCCTCAGTGTCCATCCTATTCTTCCAAACAGTGCCTCAGtgtccatctattcttcaaacagtgcctcagtgtccaactattcttcaaacagtgcctcagt tgcctcagtgtccatctattcttcaaacagtgcctcagtgtccatctattcttcaaaCAGTGCCTCAGTGTCCATCTATTCTTCAGACAGTGCCTCAGTGTCCATCCATTCTCCATCCACGTCCACCAGGCAGCTAGCTCTTCAGCCTG TTACTGCAAATCGCACCACCAATTCCGCCCTTAATGGTCCGGTAAACTATATTTCAGCGCAGGGATCGCCAACTGCAGGCAGCAAAATGGTATTATTTGGTTCCGGCATTACATCGAGCGTTTGA